Sequence from the Esox lucius isolate fEsoLuc1 chromosome 6, fEsoLuc1.pri, whole genome shotgun sequence genome:
TCACCAATATAAATACCATGTCACCAACAATAGATCACACACCAATATAAATACCATTTCACCAACTACAGATCACACACCAAAATAAATACCACGTCACCAACTACAGATCACACACCAACATCAAACATATCACCGAAAACAGATCACACACCAAAATCAACACTGTGTCATCAACAGTTCTTCAGTGGGTGAACATTTTGTCTGGAATCTATTGTGAGACaagatatttttttccccacagtcaaacattgTCCTTTTTTAATGACTAATACATTATCTCatctggaaaaaaaatccaaGCAATATTAGTTTGCCTTTAACCAATAGGAATGTGTATCTGAACAAGACTGAAAGTCAATTAGCCTGTCAATTTAGCTGTGAGATGCCCTATTGAATGATAATGGCCACAGAGAGCACTTTGGCCAGCGACTTGCTGTATCCATAATGATAAGAAGCATCAGAGGCACCATTCACTCTTAGCAGTGGTTGGATGGATGAAAGCAATTAGGAAAGAGTGGGATCACTGATCTCCCCTAGTCTAGGGTGAAGGTGAGCCATACCCTTCATTTAAAGAACAATTAACACATTATTTGAggagcagattttttttattgtttttgactGGCACCAACCCAAAGCTACTTATCAGCAATTATCACTACAGGAGCTGTTTGTGGTGCAGACTCTGAGCAGCTTACATCATGTtccattgtttttgtgtgtttgaatacagtaagtgtgtgtgtgtgtgtgtgtgtgtgtgtgtgtgtgtgtgtgtgttttttaaagCAGTGATCCCAATTTTGcctcaaaaacatatttgtgtcTGTGGTAAAGAGTGTGCCATGGAAAACAACCATATCTCATACTGTATTTCCTCATTCATAGTACAGTCAGAACTGCCCAGGCACATACAGTAGACCATACAGATTTTGAAAAGACTATGGTTCAAATAGAAGTATCCCTTTTAGCCCTTTAAAAAACTTTTGAGTAGGTATAttggaaaacaacattttgaaataatattCTTTAGGTTGTTAAAACCCATTTCTATTCACAGATATCAGGTTCATATTTATACTAAAATTGGGATTATATTTATACTACGATTAGGCTTTTATTTACCATGTGTTAATAAACTGTCTGAAACAATCTCCTTGGATAATCTGAAGTACTCTAAAATGCCACTAGATATAATGCAGTAAAATTCCACATAAAACTTGAAATCGAAGTTGTTTACTGGTAGAGTTACCAGTAATAAACCCACATTTTAGGTATTCACTATTCACcaatcacacaaacactcttCAGTGCCAACAAAGTCCATAAAGTGCTTCCTTATATTCTGTATGTTAGTGACTGTAATGTTCGGCAGTAACAGGTGAACGTGTTTGAGAAGCAGCTCAGGGATTCAGAGCTACAGAAGGAGGTGGTGGTGTTACAACGCAAACTAGAGCTCCTagtggatgagaagagggagtaTGAAGAGAGGTGTAACAAGGCTGAGGTGGAGGCCAAGGATCTCAAGTTTACTGGTGAGTGGCACAGCAGACAGCACAGACACTGAGGCCTTGCACAGTACATACCAATATTACACAAAGTTGTTGTACATGATCCCAGCAGGGAATGAGTGGGTTTTGTCAAAAGGTTTCTGTATTCTTATACTTTAACAGTGGATTCCATCCACATGGCAAACCTTGGATTTTAACTGTGGATAAATGAATAGAACATTCTTCCTTTGTTAGCATAAAactcaaaagaaaaatgttttcttaaggTAGCCATTTGTTTGAGTTCCACCATACAAATGcagaaaaatgctaataatattataaaaggTAATgggagcattttttttttaaattgagtACTTCCCAAATAGTTTATTGTCAGTCTATTCATGCTCAGTGTAGAGTCTTCCAGAGGATTTTCTGCCAAAGAAATTGGGATAAACCTGTgaagaaaatacaattaaatatagaCAGACATCTCTTTTTAGCAATTGAGGAATTTACAGTCTGATATGGACCTGAAAAGCTAGTGGTTGGCCATATTTCTCCTCAACACAATCTATACACATCCAGAGAGCATATGAAACTTTTGAAAAATCAGTGTCCCATACGCTCAAAATGTCACTATTGTGGCTTACTTACTATAGGTGCTACCCGTACCCGTATTGTCTGGTGCCACTAGCACAGGGCATGTACAGTGCACtccaaaattattggcacccctggtAAAattgtctataaaataattcacCTTTTAAGGAATTAGCTTAATGTCACACTGAAAAAATTAGAAACATCCAACCTTTAATTgaagtaaaataattatttgtggaAAAATCTGTCaccaagaaataattatttcttacAAAACTAtatgtgccacaattattggcactctAAGAAATtcttatgaacaaaatgtaactgaagAATTTTGtccatttagatttttatttttaagttgaTAAGTGTTTCAATTAGTAATCCATGACTTCTTATTTGACTGGGgcataaatatgaggtgacacagagGTCGTATTCCCTTATTCATACATCAACATGGGAAAGATTAgaaaacacaaatcaaatgaGGGAAAAGTGTGTTGAGCTACGTAAGTCAGGGAATTACTAAATAAATTGCTACTCACCTGAAAATGCCCATATATTCTGTTAGGGCAATATAAAAAATGTTCAAAGCAACTGGAACTGTAACAAACATGCCTGGAATAGGACccaagtaaaataataaaaaaatccccAAAGATCTCTGTTGGAGATTTACAGAGGAGAGTAGCCTCTTGGAGTTACGAAGTCTCCAAAACAACCTTAAGTTCCTGTCATTACACCACAAACATAAGCACATGGAGTATGCTAAATGCTACTGGAACTGTGACTGGAACAAAGTGCTATAGTgagataaaacaaaaatgttgctttttagCAACAAACACTAAAGGTGggtttggcataaacagaaggATGGCTAAGGCAAAGATAATCTGATCCCCAGTGGTATGTATGGTGGAGGTTCTGTGATGTTGtgtggtttttctttgtatcccgaacaattcttctggcagttttgtctgaaatctttcttggtctacctgaccttggcttggtatcaggAAATCCCAGAATTGTCCAGTTCTTATTATtaagtgattaaacagtactgactggcatttgcaaggctttagatatctttctatatccttttccatctttatgaagttccattaccttgttacaaggttttttgacagttcttttctgctccccatggctcagtatctagtctgctcagtgcatccaagtgagagctaacaaactcactgactatttatacacagacactaattgcaatttaataaGCCACAGGTGTTGGAAATTCAtcttttattgccattttcacctgtatgtgtcaccttgtgtgtctgtaacaaggccaaacattcaagggtatgtgaacttttgatcagggccattttggtgatttctgttatcattatgatttacaaAGGAGCCTAACTGTACGTCCAAATCTACACAAAAATTGTTCAGTGAACACAATATCAAGCATCTCAGTCATCTGCCATggcctaaaccccattgaaaacctgtgggctgagctgaagaggaaagtgcatcagagaggaCCAAGGACCCTGGATGATCTGGAGTGATTCTGTAAAGAGGAATGGTTTCAGATTCCTTGCTCTGTATTCTCCAACCTTATTAGATGTTACAGGAGAAGAGTCAGTACTATTTTATTGGCAaataggggtgccaataattgtggcacacatgGTTTTGTTAGAATTATTTCTTattatggatttttttccccctgtataaatttactttaatttgGATGTTTCTAATTCTTTTCAGTGTTACATTTCGCTAATTCTCCAAAtggtgaataatttttttttatatttttttgtacattgccaatataccactgctaagtgctgtatccaggcactctgtaTTTCATAAGAACAACGCTTATCCAtagtatattggcaatataccacaccccctttggGCCTTATTACTTAATTATAACTCCTTATTCTGGCATGGATACTAATGCTAGTtctttgtttgtgctgttgaCCAGTTGAGGAACTGCAGAAGAAGCTCCAGGCGATAAGTAACCCTCACCCGGCTCCAGCCCCACCACCTCCgcccccaccaccccctcctcctcctccagcccAAATCACCAACCCTCTCAGGTGACGCACTGTCAAATGGGGTTAATTTATAACATACAGGTTACATGAGTATTGGTTGAGTGTTTGTCCCACGTTGGGCCCATGTTTTGTGAGCAAAAACTAAATATCTCAGAAATGTTCCATATGCTCAAACAGGTTATTCCTCACAAATTGTTagcacaaatgtatttacatccCTGTGATTGCGCGTTTGTCGTTTGTCTGCCAAGATAATGAATTGTAGATAAGGAATCTGTACAATTCCCGGAAGCAAAACATTTCCCAGTTCTTCCATGGCCTACAAACTCACCAGatattgagcatgtttgggaggCTCTGGAtcaatgtgtgtgactgtgtgttccAGTTCTtaccaatatccagcaacttcacctAGCCACTGAAGACGGGTGGGACAACAGTCTGACTATGCAATGTGCCGTGTTGCATGAGTCATATGGCattcacaccagatactgacatGTTTTCTGAATCATGTCcctagtttattttgtttaaggtGTCTGTGTCCAAAAGATGCACATTTGTATTCTAAGTCATTTGAAATCCATAAATCAAGGTTTAGTTAACTTAATTCTTATAGTGATTCATATAAACTGTAACTCAGTGAAATATTTGTAATTCTTGCATTTAtgtgttcagtgtatatatgcaTGAATTATTCATACTGAGGACATGGCTTACCTCCTGGCCAGGGATTCTGCATGTATCActccagaataaaataaaaaaaggctatacaaatatattgtttGTATATCAGTTTGCTTTTATGCTCAAAATGTTAGAGAGCTAACTGTTAAATGTGGGTCAAATGTtttaagaaaaaacaaattcttaattaataaatacttttttgttgaataagatgttgaacaaaaattacattttgtatagcCTCTATTCTGGAAGGTACTGTAACTCTTAGTAACTAACTAACTAATAATAACTTTTCAACCCCACACtgtgcttttctatttctttacAGCTCACTACTATCTATGATTcgcaaaaagaaagaaatcggTTGTGATATTCCTTTAGTGGTCCAGGATTCAGTAAAGGAGCCAGGTACAGTAAAGAGTAATGTCATACCTCAGATCAACAGTATGTTTTAAGAACTTTGACAAAATAACACTTGTAGTGTACTAGAACTGAACATTAGTTCAAAGATGTTATCGGACAGCCTCACTTTCATTTCCACTGCATATATAATCTATTATGTAATAAGCCAACATTGTTCTTATTGATGCAAGAATACTGTGCCTTCTGTCTCTTCTAATCTCAAGAGGTGTTTCCTTTTCTCTAATCTCTAAAAGTTAATGAAGAAAAATTACCTCAGTGCCAAATTAAATAACAGGGTTGGTCAGAGTTGATGAGTTTATCTTAAATCAGCCATATGCTGTGACAGTGGGAAAGGAAGCTTGCACAATGTATCATGTGTAGGCTTAACACAATAATCAGTAACTATTCCACTTTTGCATAACGTGTAGCACAGACTTCAATATGTATTACTTGATTATTATAATTAGTTGTGTAAATCCTCCAGAGATGCCAGCCTAGTCCCAGGTGTTTATACAGTGGCTCTctaaagtattcacccccttggaccaCATCAAGTTGGATGGGTACCTTTGGTGAACACCAAAAGGTCAATTGGAATGATGTCTGCGCTTTTACTGGGCCACTCcagtacatttttctttttgatctACTCCtctgtggctttggctgtattttttttgataattgTCCTGTGGGAAGGTTAATATAaaagtcccaggtctcttgcagacttcgGCAGGGCAACTTCATGGATTTCTCTGTAGTTTGCTGCATCCAATTTACACTCCAttttcacaagctttccaggccctgacacAGGCATCCCCAaggcatgatgctgccacctccatgcttcacagtagggatggtgttcacAGGATGATATACAGTGTTGGTTTGTGCTAAACCTTAGCACTGAGGCCATAAAACTCTATTGTGTTCTCATCAGACAATATAATTTTCTTTCACTTGGTCTTAGAGTCTCCCACGTTTTCTAGCAAACTCAACAAGGGCtttttttgccactctcccatgaaggccacttttgtgagGCACCCAGGCTATTGTTGCAGCATgaacagtgtctcccagctcagccatggaaCACTGCAACTTACAATTACCATAGGCCTCTTGGTGCACTAGTGCCTTCCTCGTCTGGTTATCCATTTCTGAGGTCGGCCTGTTCTAGgcagattcacagttgtgccatactccatttcttaataatggactttaatGTGTTCCAATGCCATGGGAATGTTTTCATATCCTGTCCCTGACTGTTGTTTTAATAGAAGCTAATTCCTTTTGTGACAAAACAGGCAGCACTCCAAAGTTGAGGATGCAAACGCACAAGTGGCTTTACTTAATAATTCAATGCAACAAACAAAACTACGTTGTTGGTAATCAAAGCATGATACGTAACAACTGAAAGACAAGACTTTACACCAACACTTGCATAGTGTACACTTAAGTAGTCTTGCTTGATGAGCACTTTAGGGACAGGTGCGTTCAATATTCTGGGGTGGCAGGCAGGGGGAGACTCAGGGACCGTGACACCTTTGACCGACTTTGTTAGCTATTGAAAACATCTTTGAAATGATATCATATGAATCATATTTCTAAGCCCATATAGTGTAAATTAGACAAAAGTGATTAGCCTCAATTAAAAGGCCATTTCTCAATTGCAACatcctctcttcatctcctcaAAACCTATTGGATGATAATGCCTGAAGTACCACCCCTTTGAATTTCTTCCCAAATTGACTTTGAGGGGGCGAGGATTATGAAACTGAGAGAAGGCCAGAGTCATTAGCCATACCACATCATACCACGATATACATCATTATGCCTGCAACATCTGCAGAATGTTGATAACACTGGCATCAACAGTACCAAGTCATGGAGATGTAACCCTAGCTGTTAAATTAATTATCTCCAACCTTATCTCCAGCCTTTGTCAGCTCGCAATTTTCTTTTCCACTTTTCTTGTAAATATTCTTATGAATGAAAAATTGTTGTTGAAGGAGTTGAAGGTGAACCAAAGCCATTTATAAAGACTACTGCACGAACTGTTTCTAGTCATTTTTCTATTGAAACCTCAcctttatgaaatgtattgattgCAATGGAGGAAGATGGAGGTCATGTTTGTCATAAAATGTTCTACTAGTGGTACCGTATTGTTAGTATGAATTCAAATACAGACATTTGGCTTTTGAGAAGAAGAACCTGTGTGCCGTTTACATGTTTTTCCTAGAGACAGATATCAGGCAACAAGCTGTGGATGAGATGATGCAGAGAATCAAAAGTGGGATTCACCTCCGACCCGTGGGCCAGTCTCCCAACAGAACCAGGCCTGCCCaggtacatacagtacaaaatTCTCAATAGGTTACCAACAACAGCACTTCACCTTGAAGAAAAGCTGTTTAAACATACTGAGTATGTCGGAGTGCATAGTCTGTTTAACTAGCATTCCAATCCTTGCCACTCCTTGTCTTTGGCCCATGACATGGATTACAGAATGGAATGTAAACTAAGGTGACCTCACCCAGACTACTATGTTTCCTCTTTGCAGATGAAATTTTGACCTGTACAAAAAATGTTATGgacctgtctctctttttcattaatactgtatgtttataaGAGTAATGTAAGTGATTACTAAAGTGGGCTTGATTTTGTACACTGTAAAACATCTAAGACATGCACTCAAAAGAAACAGTATAAGAAATGGTATGTCCTGTGTAAGCTACTCTACAGGTGCAAACCTTCTATGAATGTGATTTTAAATGTGGTGTAGTATTTGCCACTTATGACAGCAGGGGGGGAAAGCCTATATGGGAATACATAGCATTTGATTAGATTCCAACTGCCAGTGTGAACAAGGCTTTAAGTAGCATTGCTGTGCTGACGAAGAATGCCCCAAAACGGCAATATTTTGCCATTAAAGGAGATTTTCCATGTTTTTCAACTTGATGTAAATGGTTCCTCAACCTGAAATCCGTAAATGGGGCAAGATAAAGTGTAATCCAtgattctgttttctttaaacagccattacaaactTTAGCTCACTTTAGCCACCACTAGCTAAAAATCAGTCAGAGCCATCAGGGTGAGCATATTTACAAATAATTGCTATAGCCAAATCAACTGAAATCAGCACCATATTTAGTATGATATTACTTTAAGATTTACTGATTACTTCATGATTTCTAAGCAGTGGCTGAAGTTAGCCataagtttgtatggctattgAAAGCTAACTGAATCATGGATTACTGTTTATCTTGGGCTGTACACAACTTACAGGCTTTGGAACCATTTaacatacatttagaaaaaaaagtgaaattctCTTTTAATGAACTTAAAATACAtgagatatttaaaaaatatatattaagtgTCTAATGTCTTCAGAGTACACTCAAGGGTAATTGCCTTCAATTCATGAAACATATTTCACTGAATAATTAATAGCTCATTAGGCACACATGACATTAAGATTTTCTTCCAACAATGACAATAGTAGGAATCTCGTTACTGCAGCAAGAAAGGCTTTGTAACCTATAAGATGTCTTAGATGGCGTGCATGTAGTGCTTAGCACTCTGCCAACAGTTCTCTCAAAATTGGAGACATTTAATAACTGTCCTTTGCCAAAATTGTAAATAATGTGTAAATTGCCTGACTGCAtacaaaattaattattttttaaatatatttttaactctgTTCTGGTTTGTGTGACATGAAGACTGGTCTACCGATAAACAACAATGTTAATAGGTCCTTTGggctgaacattttaaattgtcaaaTGTGTGCTGCTTATTTACCAATTCGGttttctgttttcctctttcttttcccaGCGAGAAAGGACACCCTCTAATTCTGCCATTCAGGAACTTAAAGGAATTTTGGTAATGGATACTTTTAATGATACCCCTTTTTGTGGtatttttcttgttgttttgtaTGAAAACTACCAGAATAAACAGTAATTGACATAATATGCCGCTACTTTTATAACAAATGTTAAATTTCAGTCGTTAAAAAGTTATTCGCAAGACCATACCAGAATCTTTTTCCCTTTATGTTCAAACTGTAAAGGACACTTTCAAAAGGCCCTCCCCCCACCTAAAAACTGGATCTCCGTCAACAAACGCAGAGTCTGAGCTGGAGAGAGTTCTACAGAGACGGCGGGGAGCATTTGAGACCTCACAGGAAAGTTGTGAGTTTCGTCTTCTttaaattatatgcaatttaagAAGGACAAACACGTACTAACTCGGATGAGGGTTTCAGTGGCCGTAAATATGCCAAACAATATTGTAACTTTTTGTCAGTTCAGACAAATAGCTTCAATGACAATAGCTAAAGGATGAGATCATGGAATCATGCATTCTTGTGTAACGAAGAATAGGTAAGAGGCCATCTGACAGTTAAAGTATCATAACTGAACGTTTATACGTTTTGGTTTTACtgttattattaaattaaacaGGTGACTGTACATTTAGGGAAAGATATAAATAAGGAATTGAATTAGCAGATTTTCTGATGTAATTCTATTAATTCACTCCCTTCACCTTTTGTCaaatgaatatatacattatttaaccCTTTATTCTAATAATCTCTTAATTATTGTTTGAAACAAAGCATTACAAAACTCAAAATATGACATCCCAACTTCCACATAGCCCACCCGTTTTGTGTTATGGGCACCACTTTGTGCTTTTTGAGAATTGAGTTCCTGGCAGCTGGTTTCAATAAATgctcaatacatttttaagtgtGATCCTTTTACACAGATATTAACAAAATACTGTAGAATATATAAAGTGAAATTGTGCCTTTTTGCAACTTAGCTTTTCACTGTAAAACAGGTAGACATAATGTAGGCCTAGTTACAGATACAGATATAACTGCTTTATACCTAGGCCTACAGTAATCATTTCCAGTGGTTGACTGTAGCCTGTGGATCTACTGTAAACCTgactgtgcgtgtctgtctgtgcaaaGGTTTGCCGTCATCACCGTGTCCCTTCCCCAGCAGTGTGCTGGATGTCGACAGGGTAAGAACAGCCAAGCCCCAGACCAAACAGACGTCCCAGGAGTCCCAGGACAATGTTCCGTTCTAGGCCCGCTCAGTGGAACCGAGTCCTGGTTTAAAGCGGCCCAGGGCCCTGGGTAAGCCTGGTGCACTGTGGTTTCATGTTAGATTAAGCTGTGATGTCTTCACACTGCTGCCTGTTTGGTAGTGTGGAGGGAGTGCACTAGCATGAAGGATTACCATGGTGCAATTGATTTAGGTGAAATGAAATACTTTGTTCCCACAACCAGAAGCGTTGTTTAAATTCCCTTAATGGTGAAGGTGAGGCCCAAATTATTGACACAGTCTTTGTTTGCACTGTCGGCAGGCTTTTGTAGCATTGAACATTTGCCAAAGCAAGTATGTCTTTAAATTGGTCTGTCTAGACCAGTATTAACCTTGTAGCCTCCCAGTGAGCAATTACAGGGCACTGTGGCAGATTTTGTTTCCACTACTCTCGGTCGATACTCCCCCGGTCTTTCATGGACCAAGATTTCTTTTGCCAACGGAACCTCTCTTGCATCAGGCTGTGCAGGTGTTATTTAGAGGCGGTATTGTGAAGATTTTGATGGCAGAATTAATTGGTCACCATTGGCTATTTCAACACTAAAGAATTTCAAGCATGTGAATATACACGTTGTAGCTGGCAGTTCTGGAGATTCAGATTTGAGTCCAGTGCTTGGCATGTCAG
This genomic interval carries:
- the shtn1 gene encoding shootin-1 isoform X2 gives rise to the protein MVIEEVNSIQESLDIERTCRQSVEALASKLNRQNKSLKRKSMLYLAHLGAETIAEISLEDEDEEIALAQGETDCFSALCLSTITELRNKLKLIQEEKTQAALDLEATSEELRNIRNELLKEKHDNTLLIAETVRQKKLLAKYNRVSLFAVEEYEALQENLDLERDLRAEAENFAREMLVEQKKLNRQSQILLQSSSPSEALQTALRDVTKLTQALESQRLEHQQQVNVFEKQLRDSELQKEVVVLQRKLELLVDEKREYEERCNKAEVEAKDLKFTVEELQKKLQAISNPHPAPAPPPPPPPPPPPPPAQITNPLSSLLSMIRKKKEIGCDIPLVVQDSVKEPETDIRQQAVDEMMQRIKSGIHLRPVGQSPNRTRPAQRERTPSNSAIQELKGILDTFKRPSPHLKTGSPSTNAESELERVLQRRRGAFETSQESCLPSSPCPFPSSVLDVDRVRTAKPQTKQTSQESQDNVPF